In Maridesulfovibrio sp., the following proteins share a genomic window:
- the larE gene encoding ATP-dependent sacrificial sulfur transferase LarE: MDELTLKYNRLLDFLAETGGAVIAFSGGVDSSLLLLAARQALGDKAIAASIATPYVPQWEQVEAKEFAQKLGVEQVRLEMEFPAELRTNPQEHCYTCKKILFTKLLELAKQRNVEHVLEGTNIDDLSDYRPGIKALRELEIRSPFVEAELTKAEIRELSRRFDLPTWDKPSFACLLSRMPVDTEVTDEALRQVEKAEVFLMKAGFPAVRVRHHGEIARIEIPAEQLQDFIKANETYDVNNTLKGFGYRYVTLDLGGYQMGSLNMKA, encoded by the coding sequence ATGGACGAGCTGACTTTAAAATATAACAGATTACTTGATTTTCTTGCTGAAACCGGCGGTGCTGTTATCGCTTTTTCCGGCGGAGTGGATAGCAGTCTGCTGCTTCTTGCTGCCAGGCAGGCCCTTGGGGATAAAGCCATTGCGGCTTCCATCGCGACTCCCTATGTCCCGCAATGGGAACAGGTAGAGGCAAAAGAATTTGCGCAAAAGCTGGGTGTGGAGCAGGTGCGGCTGGAAATGGAATTTCCAGCAGAGCTGCGCACCAATCCACAGGAGCACTGCTACACCTGCAAGAAAATACTGTTCACCAAGTTGCTGGAGTTGGCTAAGCAAAGGAATGTCGAACACGTCCTTGAGGGGACCAATATCGACGACCTCAGCGATTACCGCCCCGGCATCAAAGCCCTGCGCGAACTTGAAATACGCAGCCCGTTTGTTGAAGCTGAATTGACCAAGGCTGAAATCCGGGAACTTTCCCGCAGATTCGATCTGCCCACATGGGATAAGCCGTCATTCGCCTGCCTGCTTTCACGTATGCCCGTTGACACGGAAGTCACCGACGAAGCTTTACGACAGGTCGAAAAAGCAGAAGTATTTCTCATGAAAGCGGGCTTTCCTGCCGTGCGGGTGCGCCATCATGGTGAAATAGCGCGTATCGAAATACCGGCAGAGCAATTGCAGGATTTCATTAAGGCGAACGAAACATACGATGTTAACAACACATTAAAAGGGTTCGGCTACAGGTACGTGACTCTGGACTTAGGCGGCTACCAGATGGGCAGCCTGAATATGAAAGCATAA
- the larC gene encoding nickel pincer cofactor biosynthesis protein LarC, which translates to MNILYYDCFSGISGDMNLAAMIDLGVDPEVVKTELAKLGIEDEFSLKISRDSRKGIFGTRVDVELAHAHHHNHDGEHTQPHGHSHEEHTHCGHHHEHGHGHGHSHHDHNHSHHHEHRNLKDIEEMISSSSLSNKVKATSLAIFKRVAEAEAKIHGSTLYEVHFHEVGATDSIIDIVGAAVCFHELEIDAVWSSAIELGGGFVDCAHGKMPVPAPATSEILAGKPTTQGAVPKETTTPTGAAILAELVDNFSESPRMIVQKTAYGIGHRDNEIPNVLRVQLAKVEEQASSLPMVPSRMLQCNIDDMTGEMLGAALEQLMEDGAMDVHFTPIVMKKNRPATTLSLLCSAEDEEKFKRLIFKHTTTLGIKSIDIEKTVLGISFDKLETPLGTVTMKNAILDGKIVRSKPELEDCRALAKQHGIPLSEVYLQIGKVRKI; encoded by the coding sequence ATGAATATACTTTACTACGATTGTTTTTCAGGCATCAGCGGTGACATGAACCTCGCCGCCATGATTGATCTGGGTGTTGACCCGGAAGTAGTCAAAACCGAACTTGCCAAACTCGGAATCGAAGATGAATTCTCCCTCAAAATTTCACGTGATTCCCGCAAAGGGATTTTCGGAACCCGCGTTGATGTAGAATTGGCCCACGCACATCACCACAACCATGATGGTGAGCACACCCAACCTCACGGCCATTCGCATGAAGAGCATACTCACTGCGGGCATCATCACGAGCACGGACATGGACATGGGCACAGCCACCATGACCATAATCACAGCCATCATCATGAACACCGCAATCTGAAAGATATCGAAGAGATGATCAGCTCCAGCAGCCTCAGCAACAAGGTTAAAGCCACCAGTCTCGCCATTTTCAAACGGGTTGCCGAAGCCGAAGCCAAAATCCACGGCAGCACACTTTACGAAGTTCATTTCCATGAAGTTGGAGCGACCGATTCAATCATAGATATTGTCGGTGCTGCGGTCTGCTTTCATGAACTTGAAATTGACGCGGTATGGAGTTCGGCCATTGAGCTGGGCGGTGGATTTGTCGATTGTGCGCACGGTAAAATGCCCGTACCCGCCCCGGCTACATCTGAAATTCTTGCCGGGAAGCCGACAACGCAGGGTGCTGTTCCCAAGGAGACAACCACGCCCACCGGAGCGGCCATACTTGCCGAACTTGTAGACAATTTTTCAGAATCACCGCGCATGATAGTGCAGAAAACGGCTTACGGTATCGGCCACCGGGATAACGAAATCCCCAACGTGCTTCGGGTGCAGCTGGCTAAAGTTGAGGAACAAGCCAGTTCCCTGCCCATGGTCCCGTCTCGTATGCTGCAATGCAACATCGACGACATGACCGGGGAAATGCTTGGGGCAGCGCTGGAACAACTCATGGAAGACGGCGCTATGGATGTGCATTTCACACCAATCGTCATGAAAAAGAACCGGCCCGCGACAACCCTTTCCCTACTCTGCTCCGCAGAGGACGAAGAGAAATTCAAGCGGTTGATATTCAAGCACACCACCACGCTGGGCATAAAAAGCATTGATATCGAAAAAACCGTCCTAGGCATCTCATTCGACAAGCTGGAAACGCCGCTTGGAACCGTGACCATGAAAAATGCCATTCTTGATGGGAAAATCGTCCGCTCAAAGCCCGAACTAGAAGATTGCCGGGCACTTGCAAAGCAGCACGGAATCCCACTGAGTGAAGTGTATTTGCAGATCGGGAAAGTTCGTAAAATTTAA
- a CDS encoding aldo/keto reductase, which yields MLYRKVPKTGEELSILGFGAMRLPMIDSKTIDEEKAIAQIRESIDNGVNYVDTAWPYHGGKSEVIVGKALKDGYREKVVIADKLPQFLVESREHMDEILDEQLKRLDVDCIDYYLIHAVEGNSWDRCVELGIKDFLDKALESGKIKYAGFSFHGVPEDFKRIVDAYPWTFCQIQYNFLDTENQAGTSGLKYAASKDLAVMIMEPLRGGNLSAPTPPDGVQDIFDEAEIKRAPVEWALRWVWNHPEVTVVLSGMNNDDHIKQNLAIAAEAEANSLTDAELAIVDRVSARYKELMQVPCTGCAYCMPCPVGVRIPGCFELFNSAHMFKDKAEHLKYQYAVLLSKEMAGESAYASQCVECGQCEEHCPQHIAIPEQLKRVVDYFEQDNMQTKVNALVGRS from the coding sequence ATGCTCTACCGTAAAGTTCCTAAAACAGGGGAAGAACTCTCCATTCTGGGCTTCGGCGCAATGCGTCTGCCCATGATAGACAGCAAAACAATTGATGAAGAAAAAGCCATCGCCCAGATACGTGAAAGTATCGACAACGGCGTGAACTATGTTGACACAGCATGGCCCTATCACGGCGGAAAAAGTGAAGTTATTGTAGGTAAAGCTCTCAAGGACGGCTACCGTGAAAAAGTTGTCATTGCGGACAAACTACCTCAGTTTCTGGTCGAATCCCGCGAACATATGGACGAGATTCTGGACGAACAGCTCAAGCGCCTCGACGTGGACTGTATCGACTACTACCTGATCCACGCGGTTGAAGGCAATTCATGGGACCGTTGCGTTGAGCTGGGCATAAAGGATTTTCTGGACAAAGCCCTTGAGTCCGGCAAAATCAAATACGCCGGCTTCTCCTTCCACGGAGTTCCCGAAGATTTCAAACGCATTGTGGATGCCTATCCCTGGACCTTCTGCCAGATTCAGTACAACTTTCTGGACACTGAGAATCAGGCCGGAACTTCCGGGCTTAAATACGCAGCTTCAAAAGACCTCGCAGTCATGATCATGGAGCCTCTGCGCGGAGGCAACCTGAGCGCCCCCACCCCACCAGACGGTGTTCAGGATATCTTTGATGAAGCCGAAATTAAGCGTGCTCCGGTAGAATGGGCATTGCGCTGGGTCTGGAACCACCCGGAAGTTACAGTAGTTCTTTCCGGTATGAACAATGACGACCACATCAAACAAAACCTTGCCATTGCAGCAGAAGCGGAAGCAAACTCCCTGACCGATGCCGAACTAGCTATTGTGGACCGCGTGTCTGCAAGGTACAAGGAACTCATGCAGGTTCCCTGCACCGGTTGCGCATACTGTATGCCCTGCCCCGTTGGAGTTAGAATCCCGGGTTGTTTTGAACTTTTCAACAGTGCCCATATGTTCAAGGACAAAGCAGAACACTTAAAATACCAGTATGCCGTTTTATTAAGTAAAGAAATGGCAGGTGAATCTGCATATGCCTCCCAGTGTGTTGAATGCGGACAGTGTGAGGAGCATTGCCCTCAGCACATTGCCATTCCAGAACAGCTCAAACGGGTCGTCGACTACTTTGAACAGGATAATATGCAGACCAAGGTTAACGCTCTGGTAGGCAGAAGCTAA
- a CDS encoding patatin-like phospholipase family protein produces the protein MRKILLGRILLFFLLTLVAGCGLKRNPIPVEMQSDACLPGYDEVRFFGDTTPKHMDKVMEKWAEMGKNNQLPDEISFLSLSGGGADGAFGAGFLCGWTARGDRPTFGLVTGVSTGALIAPFAFMGADYDPFIEMFYTTFGTSDLVQQRSYMEAISGDSVYSTKPLKDALKRFLNSEFIAKIAVEHRKGRRLLIGTTNLDAMRPVYWDIGALAQYGTPEADQIIRDVILASASVPVAFPPVYFKVKARGKVYDEMHVDGGVCNQVFSYPPSVHLAEELDKIGETRKITLYVIRNDALITDGVQVEPYIAGIAARSLAGLIRNQGIGDLYRMYYTAERDGIDFKLTFIPPDYKEKSDELFSPVYMSKLFVLGKSMAQSSKPWHTAPPSTAARKGPDAIPAEIIIK, from the coding sequence ATGCGTAAAATTCTTTTAGGCAGGATTCTTTTGTTCTTCCTGCTGACGCTGGTTGCCGGATGCGGGCTGAAGCGTAACCCTATCCCGGTCGAGATGCAGTCCGATGCCTGCCTGCCAGGTTATGATGAAGTCCGCTTTTTCGGGGATACCACCCCAAAGCATATGGATAAGGTCATGGAGAAATGGGCGGAGATGGGCAAAAATAATCAGCTTCCCGATGAGATCAGTTTTCTGTCCTTATCCGGAGGGGGAGCGGATGGGGCTTTCGGAGCTGGATTTCTGTGCGGCTGGACCGCTCGGGGGGACCGGCCCACCTTCGGTCTGGTTACCGGGGTCAGCACCGGGGCGCTCATAGCACCCTTTGCTTTTATGGGTGCGGATTATGATCCTTTCATTGAAATGTTTTACACTACTTTCGGGACCAGTGATCTTGTACAACAGCGTTCCTATATGGAGGCAATTTCCGGCGATTCCGTTTACAGTACCAAGCCGCTGAAGGATGCCTTAAAGAGGTTTTTAAATTCTGAATTCATAGCTAAAATAGCTGTAGAGCACCGTAAAGGGCGCAGGCTCTTGATTGGTACCACCAATCTTGATGCCATGCGGCCAGTTTATTGGGATATCGGGGCGTTGGCCCAGTATGGTACTCCTGAAGCGGATCAGATTATCCGGGATGTTATCCTTGCCTCTGCTTCAGTTCCGGTGGCTTTTCCGCCGGTTTACTTCAAAGTTAAAGCGCGTGGTAAGGTCTATGATGAGATGCATGTCGACGGCGGCGTCTGTAATCAGGTTTTCTCCTATCCGCCCAGTGTCCATTTAGCGGAGGAGTTGGATAAAATCGGAGAGACAAGGAAAATAACTCTCTATGTTATCCGCAATGATGCCCTTATTACCGATGGTGTGCAGGTTGAGCCATATATCGCAGGCATAGCCGCGCGCTCTCTTGCCGGGCTGATCAGGAATCAGGGTATCGGTGATCTCTACCGCATGTATTACACCGCGGAACGGGACGGTATTGATTTTAAACTGACGTTTATACCTCCGGACTATAAGGAAAAATCTGACGAATTATTCAGTCCGGTCTACATGAGCAAACTGTTTGTTCTGGGAAAAAGTATGGCTCAATCTTCTAAGCCGTGGCATACCGCTCCGCCTTCAACCGCAGCCCGCAAAGGCCCGGATGCTATTCCGGCGGAAATCATTATTAAATGA
- a CDS encoding DUF554 domain-containing protein: MTGPIINGAALLIGSVAGAIIGPKLNNNIRTRMPMVFGCASMGLGVAMIVKVKLLAPVMLALVVGSLLGEIIQLETLIQNSASKARVIIEKLTRPSADMGQEEFLDKFVALLVLFCMSGTGIYGAMTEGMTGDPTLLIVKSILDLFTAPIFASTMGFTVGILVLPQFIVQGLLFAGATMILPLTTPDMLADFSSCGGLIMLATGFRICGIKQFPVANMIPALLLVMPLSYLWAHYLI, from the coding sequence ATGACTGGACCTATTATTAATGGAGCGGCACTGCTAATCGGCAGTGTTGCCGGGGCTATTATTGGACCGAAACTAAACAACAATATACGCACCCGTATGCCCATGGTTTTCGGCTGTGCCTCCATGGGTCTGGGCGTGGCGATGATTGTTAAAGTCAAATTGCTGGCCCCGGTTATGCTGGCACTGGTTGTCGGGTCATTGCTGGGCGAAATTATCCAATTGGAAACATTGATCCAAAACAGCGCATCTAAGGCTCGGGTGATAATTGAAAAACTCACCCGTCCAAGTGCTGACATGGGTCAGGAAGAATTTCTGGATAAATTCGTGGCCCTGCTGGTACTTTTCTGCATGAGCGGAACCGGAATATACGGCGCTATGACCGAGGGCATGACCGGAGACCCGACACTGCTTATCGTCAAATCAATTCTTGATTTGTTCACCGCTCCCATATTCGCCTCCACCATGGGCTTCACTGTAGGGATTCTGGTTCTCCCGCAATTCATTGTTCAGGGGTTGCTTTTCGCAGGTGCAACAATGATTCTTCCACTGACAACGCCCGACATGCTGGCTGATTTTTCTTCCTGCGGTGGCCTGATCATGCTGGCCACTGGTTTTCGAATCTGTGGTATCAAACAATTCCCAGTGGCGAACATGATTCCAGCACTGTTATTGGTCATGCCTCTTTCATATTTATGGGCCCACTACCTGATATAA
- a CDS encoding DUF190 domain-containing protein, translating to MNGYLITFFTQQNREQDGIPLADWIVEEARKAGIRGATLFNGKEGFGHDGRFHSGNYFDLEDQPQLVTMAVTEDECARLMSRLKEAGQRIFYTKSKTEFGFTS from the coding sequence ATGAACGGCTACTTAATTACATTTTTCACCCAGCAAAACCGCGAACAGGATGGAATCCCTCTGGCGGACTGGATTGTGGAAGAAGCCCGCAAAGCAGGAATACGCGGAGCAACCCTCTTCAACGGAAAAGAGGGCTTCGGCCATGACGGACGATTTCACTCAGGAAACTATTTCGATCTTGAAGACCAACCCCAGCTTGTGACCATGGCCGTGACCGAAGACGAATGCGCCAGACTAATGTCACGCCTGAAAGAAGCTGGACAACGCATCTTTTATACAAAATCAAAGACAGAATTCGGATTTACTTCCTGA
- a CDS encoding Crp/Fnr family transcriptional regulator gives MSSTDSNTKQILAALQTDINLNRAEVKELLILASKAQRREFRKGELIFKAGDKSDNFCLVEAGKVILSKSSLSGKSFTYLIATQGMTLNGITCFKSGQRLFTARVVEDSSIITIPCHEFRDWVEANPPVAMGILGTMGNLLDGAYTRIIDLIDESVESRILNVLSMLSTRIGSELPLTNEDLAEMVGTSRESAARVISKIQEAGIVSKSRGSISILNKEQLDETASSPFFII, from the coding sequence ATGTCGTCAACTGATAGCAATACAAAACAAATACTTGCCGCCCTACAGACAGACATAAATCTGAATCGGGCCGAAGTTAAAGAACTGCTTATACTTGCGTCTAAAGCTCAGCGCAGGGAATTCCGTAAAGGTGAACTAATTTTTAAAGCCGGGGATAAGTCAGATAACTTCTGTCTGGTTGAGGCAGGAAAAGTAATTCTGTCAAAAAGCTCACTTTCCGGAAAATCATTTACCTACCTGATAGCCACACAGGGGATGACCCTTAATGGAATTACCTGTTTCAAATCCGGACAAAGACTTTTTACAGCCCGCGTAGTTGAAGATTCATCCATCATCACTATTCCCTGTCATGAATTCAGAGACTGGGTGGAAGCTAACCCGCCTGTAGCCATGGGCATACTGGGGACAATGGGAAATCTTCTCGACGGGGCATATACACGCATCATCGACCTAATCGATGAAAGCGTGGAAAGTCGGATTCTTAATGTTCTAAGCATGCTGTCAACCCGCATCGGTTCTGAACTCCCCCTTACAAACGAAGACTTAGCTGAGATGGTCGGAACGTCACGTGAAAGCGCAGCCAGAGTCATATCCAAAATACAAGAAGCTGGAATAGTATCCAAATCGCGGGGGAGCATAAGCATTCTGAATAAAGAACAGCTGGACGAAACAGCATCCAGTCCTTTTTTCATAATCTGA